A stretch of the Desulforamulus ferrireducens genome encodes the following:
- a CDS encoding PAS domain-containing sensor histidine kinase, with the protein MLYQGHFSHFAPAARLPLSKVMEQSQAVSKLLEMQSVFDALPNVMMILNQQRQLVHCNQALLELLNIDDPKLILGKRPGEILACEHACENQAGCGTTETCRTCGAAFAIISSLCGQKTSQECRISVKRGDEREALDLLITATPFVLDDQCFTIVFINNISDEKRRQVLEKIFFHDIINTAGSLRGIVELLGSSKDPHIKQELLQDLEEVADALIEEILEQRDLMSAENNELVVRRVPLEAQKLLGQVVEQFANHPAARGIVLNLSENTENITFCCDPVLLRRILGNMIKNAIEASQPGETVKLGVVQKDRQVKFWVNNPQVMPREVQLQIFKRSFSTKGSGRGVGTYSMKLLAERYLQGKVSFQVSETEGTTFWASFPIEIKE; encoded by the coding sequence ATGTTATACCAAGGACACTTTAGCCATTTTGCTCCTGCCGCCAGATTACCGCTGAGTAAAGTAATGGAGCAATCCCAGGCGGTCTCTAAACTGCTGGAGATGCAAAGTGTTTTTGATGCGTTACCCAATGTAATGATGATTCTAAACCAACAGCGCCAATTGGTCCATTGCAATCAGGCCTTGTTAGAGTTGTTAAATATTGATGATCCCAAACTTATTCTGGGCAAGCGACCGGGTGAAATCTTAGCCTGTGAGCATGCCTGTGAAAATCAAGCCGGCTGCGGTACTACGGAAACCTGTCGCACCTGTGGGGCGGCCTTCGCTATCATTAGTAGTCTTTGCGGGCAAAAAACCTCCCAGGAGTGTAGAATCTCTGTTAAGCGAGGGGACGAAAGGGAAGCTTTGGACCTGCTCATAACTGCCACCCCCTTTGTTTTAGATGACCAGTGCTTTACCATTGTTTTTATTAACAACATCAGTGATGAAAAAAGACGACAGGTACTGGAAAAAATCTTTTTCCACGATATCATCAATACTGCCGGCAGTTTACGGGGTATTGTGGAGCTGTTGGGCTCCAGTAAAGACCCCCACATAAAACAAGAGCTGCTGCAAGATCTGGAGGAAGTGGCGGATGCGTTAATTGAGGAAATTTTAGAGCAGCGGGACTTGATGAGTGCTGAGAATAACGAGCTGGTTGTGCGACGGGTTCCTCTCGAAGCTCAGAAACTGCTGGGCCAAGTTGTGGAGCAATTTGCCAATCATCCTGCCGCCCGTGGTATTGTTCTGAACCTTAGTGAAAATACCGAAAACATTACCTTTTGCTGTGATCCGGTGCTTCTCAGAAGAATACTCGGTAATATGATTAAAAATGCCATAGAAGCTTCACAACCTGGAGAAACTGTAAAATTAGGAGTGGTGCAAAAAGACCGGCAGGTGAAGTTTTGGGTCAACAATCCCCAGGTGATGCCCAGGGAAGTGCAACTGCAAATTTTTAAAAGGTCATTCTCCACCAAGGGTAGCGGCCGTGGGGTGGGTACCTATAGCATGAAATTACTTGCGGAGCGTTACTTACAGGGAAAGGTTTCCTTCCAGGTCAGTGAAACAGAGGGAACCACCTTTTGGGCAAGTTTTCCCATAGAAATAAAGGAATAG
- a CDS encoding sporulation protein YjcZ gives MGFGYGGDVGYGGNCGCGGGGGFWGPNSFIIFLILILLLGGGGYCREE, from the coding sequence ATGGGCTTTGGTTATGGTGGCGATGTTGGCTACGGTGGCAACTGCGGCTGCGGTGGCGGCGGTGGTTTTTGGGGTCCAAATTCCTTTATCATTTTCTTAATCCTCATCCTGCTGCTTGGTGGCGGCGGCTATTGCAGAGAAGAATAA
- a CDS encoding sulfite exporter TauE/SafE family protein, with product MSTTEIIIVLIAGLVSGFVNVVGGGGSLISMPALIFMGLPSAVANGTNRVALMVQSLVAIGYFRNKGYFYPKLSAIFGIPAVLGSIVGAKFAISLSDDMFNKILAIVMIVVAVLVIVRPEKRFLNMGEIGENLSKPRLILASLAFFGVGFYGGFIQAGVGFIIIAAMALITGMSLVKINSIKVSVTIIYIFASLLVFVLSGKVDWVLGIVLSLGNAVGAYFGSMFSVSKGDKWIRIFLVVSVVLMSAKLLGVHKLIGF from the coding sequence ATGTCAACCACAGAGATTATTATTGTCTTAATTGCCGGTTTAGTGTCGGGCTTTGTCAATGTTGTGGGTGGCGGGGGTTCACTGATTTCCATGCCGGCTTTAATATTTATGGGGTTACCCTCAGCGGTTGCCAATGGTACCAATAGAGTGGCTTTAATGGTACAAAGCCTAGTGGCCATTGGTTATTTTAGGAATAAGGGTTACTTTTACCCTAAATTAAGTGCCATCTTTGGTATACCAGCAGTACTGGGGTCCATTGTAGGGGCCAAGTTTGCCATTTCTCTGTCAGATGACATGTTCAATAAGATACTGGCCATTGTCATGATTGTTGTGGCCGTTTTAGTTATCGTAAGGCCGGAAAAAAGGTTTTTAAATATGGGGGAAATAGGCGAAAACTTAAGTAAACCCCGTTTAATTTTGGCTAGCTTAGCCTTCTTTGGGGTTGGTTTCTACGGAGGCTTTATTCAAGCCGGAGTTGGTTTTATTATTATAGCTGCCATGGCTTTAATAACCGGCATGTCACTGGTTAAGATCAATAGTATTAAGGTTTCTGTGACAATTATTTATATCTTCGCCTCATTATTGGTCTTTGTTTTAAGTGGCAAAGTAGACTGGGTCTTGGGTATTGTTCTCTCTTTGGGCAATGCTGTGGGGGCATATTTTGGCAGTATGTTTTCTGTCTCTAAAGGGGATAAATGGATTCGCATCTTTTTAGTGGTGTCGGTGGTATTAATGTCGGCTAAGTTACTGGGAGTTCACAAGCTGATAGGGTTTTAG
- a CDS encoding GntR family transcriptional regulator, translated as MTERLELAPIESVPQPQIRDKVYERLRGAIVNGLLKPGERLVERQLAQVLGVSRTPIREAIRMLELEGLVAHVPRVGSVVAQVTDSEVLEIYRIRAVLEGLAARMAAEKIKPEQLAKLMELMNCLEEKVQKGETEELEKLHQEFNDVIYQAADSNRLYSMITTLVDHIARYTRVGYSHPGRLQEATLEHRRLVEAIRMRDGALAERIARDHIDNSRRAYFSEMAQFVHKSLERT; from the coding sequence ATGACTGAGAGGCTAGAGCTAGCTCCCATTGAATCGGTACCACAGCCGCAGATTAGGGATAAGGTTTATGAAAGATTAAGGGGTGCCATTGTAAACGGGTTACTAAAGCCGGGGGAAAGACTGGTTGAACGGCAATTAGCTCAGGTACTTGGGGTGAGCCGGACACCCATTCGCGAGGCAATTCGTATGTTAGAGTTGGAGGGTCTGGTGGCACACGTGCCGCGAGTCGGTTCCGTGGTTGCCCAGGTAACTGACTCAGAAGTTTTGGAAATATATCGTATCAGAGCGGTGCTGGAGGGGTTGGCCGCGCGGATGGCGGCAGAGAAAATAAAACCGGAGCAACTGGCCAAGCTAATGGAGTTAATGAATTGCCTGGAAGAAAAGGTGCAGAAGGGAGAAACAGAAGAACTGGAAAAATTGCATCAAGAGTTTAATGATGTTATTTACCAAGCAGCCGATAGTAACCGTTTGTACAGCATGATCACCACCTTGGTGGATCATATTGCCCGGTATACCAGAGTGGGGTATAGTCATCCCGGCAGGCTACAAGAGGCTACCCTTGAGCACCGACGTTTGGTGGAGGCCATCAGGATGAGGGATGGAGCCCTGGCGGAACGTATAGCCAGGGATCATATAGATAACTCTCGCCGGGCTTATTTCAGCGAGATGGCACAATTTGTGCATAAAAGTTTGGAAAGGACGTAA
- a CDS encoding transposase, with amino-acid sequence MARKQRVHYHGAIYHVIARGNNKDDIFKDNQDKQKYLVLLERYKKKYTFSLYAYVIMDNHFHLLIQVYETPLSKIMQGLQLSYTQYFNKKYTHVGHVFQQRYKAEICEGDQYLLMLIKYIHENPCRANIAGLSQYYWSSHKDYLKPESDLVDIKFPLSIFAAEGKIARQRYLEFMQVAKEVQLDGIKEELIVPERKSDPPEGKELKLRLDDIVEFAIGKSGMKREEVFVQTRQQRYVEVRRLIIYLSLSLKVATRSEVAKYLGMSQSNVTRAYNLYADNQENRAFGEKILKELESYALMQA; translated from the coding sequence ATGGCAAGGAAACAAAGAGTCCATTACCATGGGGCCATATACCATGTAATAGCGCGAGGGAATAATAAGGACGATATTTTTAAGGATAATCAAGATAAGCAGAAATATTTAGTGTTACTGGAAAGATACAAAAAGAAATACACCTTTTCCCTTTATGCATATGTAATTATGGACAACCATTTCCACCTGTTAATCCAAGTTTATGAAACACCCCTATCCAAAATTATGCAGGGACTACAATTATCTTACACCCAGTATTTTAATAAGAAATATACTCACGTTGGCCACGTCTTTCAACAGAGGTATAAGGCGGAAATTTGTGAAGGAGATCAGTATTTGCTAATGCTAATTAAATATATTCACGAAAACCCGTGCCGGGCAAATATTGCAGGATTGTCCCAATATTACTGGAGTAGCCATAAAGATTATTTAAAACCTGAAAGTGATTTGGTGGATATAAAATTCCCGTTAAGTATATTTGCGGCGGAGGGAAAAATTGCACGTCAAAGATATTTAGAGTTTATGCAAGTTGCTAAAGAGGTTCAATTAGACGGAATAAAAGAAGAGTTAATAGTTCCTGAGAGAAAATCAGATCCACCCGAGGGAAAGGAACTTAAACTTAGGTTAGATGATATAGTTGAATTTGCCATAGGGAAAAGCGGTATGAAACGGGAAGAAGTTTTTGTGCAGACAAGGCAGCAAAGATATGTTGAAGTGAGGAGATTAATAATTTATCTTAGCCTTAGTCTAAAAGTGGCTACCAGGAGTGAGGTTGCAAAATATTTAGGAATGAGTCAATCGAATGTTACGCGGGCCTATAACCTTTATGCAGACAATCAAGAGAACAGGGCATTTGGTGAGAAGATTTTAAAAGAATTAGAGAGTTATGCACTTATGCAAGCCTGA
- a CDS encoding ABC transporter substrate-binding protein — MKKSLLKTLLGLCMVTLLTVFAGCSSGEKEAAEQTSGDAKTYKIGITQIADHPSLDNCRIGFIEGLKEEGFIEGENVIFDYKSAKGEIATANTIATSFVGNNYDLICAIATPSAQTAYTAAVEKKIPVVFSAVSDPIAAKLANSLEQPGKGATGTSDVIPVEQQLAMIRAFLPDAKKIGILYNTSEPNSATQIAMYEAAAGKYNFEIVKVGVATQADIPMATDNILGKVDCITNLTDNLVVSNLQTVLGKANAKKIPVFGSEEEQVKNGCLASQGIDYIKLGVQTGKIAARVLKGEDINNIPIETIQESQLVVNETVMNNLGLTLPESLKATAQLVK, encoded by the coding sequence ATGAAAAAATCACTATTGAAAACTCTGCTAGGCTTATGTATGGTAACCCTGTTGACAGTATTTGCGGGCTGCAGCTCCGGCGAGAAAGAAGCAGCGGAACAAACAAGCGGAGACGCAAAAACCTATAAAATAGGTATTACACAAATTGCCGATCACCCTTCCCTGGATAACTGCCGTATCGGTTTTATTGAAGGATTGAAAGAAGAAGGTTTCATCGAGGGTGAAAATGTTATCTTTGATTACAAAAGCGCCAAGGGTGAAATAGCAACCGCCAATACCATTGCAACCAGCTTTGTGGGCAATAACTACGACCTTATTTGTGCCATTGCTACCCCCTCTGCCCAAACAGCCTATACCGCTGCCGTGGAGAAAAAAATCCCCGTAGTTTTCTCCGCTGTTTCCGACCCCATTGCCGCTAAACTGGCCAACAGTCTGGAGCAACCCGGCAAAGGCGCCACCGGTACCAGTGATGTCATACCAGTGGAACAACAACTGGCCATGATTAGAGCCTTTTTGCCCGATGCTAAAAAAATCGGTATTTTATACAATACCAGCGAACCAAACTCCGCTACCCAAATTGCCATGTACGAAGCAGCCGCTGGCAAGTATAACTTTGAGATTGTTAAAGTTGGTGTAGCAACCCAGGCCGATATTCCCATGGCCACCGATAACATTCTCGGCAAAGTGGACTGTATCACCAACCTGACTGACAACCTGGTTGTCTCTAACCTGCAAACCGTATTAGGCAAAGCAAATGCTAAGAAAATTCCCGTCTTTGGCTCCGAGGAAGAGCAAGTGAAAAACGGCTGTCTGGCTTCCCAGGGTATCGATTACATTAAACTGGGTGTGCAAACTGGTAAAATAGCTGCCAGAGTCTTAAAGGGCGAAGACATCAATAACATCCCCATTGAAACCATTCAAGAGAGTCAACTGGTTGTTAATGAAACTGTGATGAACAACCTGGGTCTCACATTACCAGAAAGTCTGAAAGCTACCGCTCAACTGGTCAAATAA
- a CDS encoding ABC transporter permease: MFDILIGVLEQGFIYGIMALGVYISYKILNFPDLTVDGSFPLGAAVTAVLLTAGVNPWLALVVSFIAGIGAGLITGIIHVKFKVTDLLSGILVMTALYSINYRIADKKANIPIFDSNTIFNSGIAKHFPEAISSFLVLVIVFLVALIMKFLLDWYLSTKSGFLLRATGDNKQFVTSIAKDYGTIKIIGLAISNAFVALAGSVVCQQQKLFDISMGTGTIVMGLAAVIIGLNVFKPLKFLKATTMVLGGSIIYKACVAMAFEVGFDNADIRLITAVLFLIALISNGRILKAREE; encoded by the coding sequence ATGTTTGACATACTAATTGGCGTATTAGAGCAAGGCTTTATCTACGGAATTATGGCTCTGGGAGTCTATATCAGTTATAAAATCCTCAACTTTCCCGACCTAACGGTGGACGGCAGTTTCCCTCTTGGGGCTGCCGTCACTGCCGTTTTACTTACAGCCGGGGTCAACCCCTGGCTTGCTCTGGTGGTTTCTTTTATCGCAGGCATTGGGGCAGGCCTGATCACCGGTATTATCCACGTAAAATTTAAAGTGACGGATCTGCTATCTGGTATTTTGGTGATGACAGCGTTATACTCCATAAATTACCGTATTGCAGATAAAAAAGCCAATATTCCCATCTTTGACAGCAACACCATCTTTAATAGCGGCATCGCCAAGCATTTTCCCGAAGCAATATCGTCATTTTTGGTGCTTGTCATCGTCTTTCTGGTGGCCCTAATTATGAAATTTCTCTTGGATTGGTATCTAAGTACCAAATCCGGTTTTCTCTTAAGGGCAACCGGAGATAACAAACAATTTGTCACCTCCATAGCCAAAGACTACGGCACCATTAAGATTATTGGTCTGGCCATCTCCAACGCCTTTGTCGCCCTGGCCGGCTCCGTTGTTTGCCAACAGCAAAAGCTGTTCGATATCTCCATGGGTACCGGAACCATCGTCATGGGCCTGGCTGCCGTAATTATCGGTTTAAACGTCTTTAAACCACTCAAATTTCTCAAGGCCACCACCATGGTCTTGGGTGGCTCTATCATCTACAAAGCCTGTGTCGCCATGGCCTTTGAAGTGGGCTTTGACAATGCAGATATTCGCCTGATAACCGCAGTATTATTCCTAATTGCCCTCATTTCCAACGGTAGAATACTGAAAGCACGGGAGGAATAA
- a CDS encoding ABC transporter ATP-binding protein: MLTLNNIHKTYNKGTINETVLFTDFNLTIAEGQFISVVGSNGSGKSSLLNIICGSIGIDSGSILLRDKDITHLKEHKRAEFIGRVFQDPSKGTCPNMTILENMSLADNKGKSFGLTRGVNKKRIDYYRTLLEQLKLGLEDKLNVEVGALSGGQRQALALLTSTMTPIDLLILDEHTAALDPKTSENIMELTDQIVKSKGITTLMVTHNLKFAVEYGNRILMMHDGNIVIDATDAEKKEIGINNLLSVFNEISIECGN, translated from the coding sequence TTGCTGACCCTAAACAATATCCATAAGACCTACAATAAAGGCACCATCAACGAAACTGTCCTATTTACAGACTTTAATCTCACCATTGCAGAGGGACAGTTTATCTCGGTAGTGGGTAGCAATGGTTCCGGCAAATCAAGCTTGCTCAATATTATCTGCGGCAGTATAGGAATAGACAGCGGCAGTATCCTCCTGCGGGATAAAGATATTACCCACTTAAAGGAGCATAAACGGGCGGAATTTATAGGACGGGTTTTTCAAGACCCCTCCAAGGGTACCTGCCCCAACATGACCATCTTAGAAAATATGTCCCTGGCAGACAACAAAGGAAAAAGCTTCGGACTAACCAGGGGGGTTAATAAAAAGCGGATTGATTACTATAGAACTCTGCTGGAGCAGCTCAAACTGGGCCTGGAAGATAAACTAAACGTGGAGGTTGGTGCCCTCTCCGGCGGACAACGTCAAGCTCTGGCCCTTTTAACCTCCACCATGACACCCATTGACCTGCTGATCCTCGATGAACATACTGCCGCCCTGGATCCAAAAACCTCTGAAAATATCATGGAACTAACGGATCAAATCGTCAAATCCAAAGGGATCACCACCCTGATGGTGACCCACAACCTGAAATTTGCCGTAGAATATGGCAACCGCATCTTGATGATGCACGATGGCAATATCGTCATCGATGCTACCGATGCTGAAAAGAAAGAGATTGGCATTAACAATCTGCTTTCGGTATTCAATGAAATTAGCATTGAATGTGGTAATTAG
- a CDS encoding copper amine oxidase N-terminal domain-containing protein has product MTAPAQIIKGSTLVPLRFVGEAFGCDVQWNNATQTATIKNHR; this is encoded by the coding sequence ATGACTGCTCCAGCCCAAATTATTAAAGGCAGTACACTAGTTCCATTAAGATTTGTAGGTGAAGCTTTTGGCTGCGACGTTCAATGGAATAACGCAACACAAACCGCCACCATTAAAAATCATCGGTAA